One stretch of Tribolium castaneum strain GA2 chromosome 5, icTriCast1.1, whole genome shotgun sequence DNA includes these proteins:
- the LOC664181 gene encoding EH domain-containing protein 1: MFSWLNQKAEVVHECYENVAEGLKSIYKNKMLPLEQHYLFEEFHSPPLNDPDFESKPLILLVGQYSTGKTTFIKYLLERDFPGMRIGPEPTTDRFIAVMYGEKEGVIPGNALVVDPKKQFRPLSAFGNSFLNRFQCSLVNSPVLKGMSIIDTPGILAGEKQRIDRGYDFTGVLEWFAERVDRIILLFDAHKLDISDEFRRSIEALRGHDDKIRIVLNKADMIDHQQLMRVYGALMWSLGKVLQMPEVVRVYIGSFWDQPLRYDVNRRLFEDEAQDLFKDLQSLPKNSALRKLNDLIKRARLAKVHAYIIAELRKEMPNVFGKDSKKKDLVKNLHEIYVKIQKEHNISAGDFPDIQKMRDALARHDFTKFHSLKPKLLDVVEQMLSDDIAQLMSMISHEVNEINKSDVTGGAFENIGDHSSPFGYKRGEGVNAGMGEPDWIVNKERATFDAIFDQLSPNGTKISGSTAKIELVKSKLPNSVLSKIWKLADVDKDGFLDRDEFALAMHLINVKVEGNDLPDVLPPHLKPPLKKMYP, encoded by the exons atgttCAGTTGGTTGAATCAAAAAGCGGAGGTCGTGCACGAGTGCTACGAGAACGTGGCCGAGGGTTTAAAGAGCATCTACAAGAACAAGATGCTGCCTCTGGAGCAGCACTACCTCTTCGAGGAGTTTCATTCCCCGCCTCTCAACGACCCCGATTTTGAGTCCAAACCGCTGATTTTGCTCGTGGGTCAATATTCCACCGGCAAAACGACGTTTATAAAATATCTCCTAGAGAGAGATTTCCCCGGGATGCGAATAGGGCCGGAACCAACAACCGACAGATTTATAGCCGTGATGTACGGCGAGAAAGAAGGTGTAATACCGGGGAATGCCCTTGTTGTCGACCCCAAGAAACAATTCCGGCCCCTCTCCGCCTTTGGAAATTCTTTCCTAAACAGATTTCAGTGCTCGCTCGTGAATTCTCCCGTGCTCAAAGGCATGTCCATTATTGATACCCCGGGGATCCTCGCAG GTGAGAAGCAACGTATCGATCGCGGGTACGACTTCACCGGCGTGCTGGAATGGTTTGCGGAGCGAGTGGACCGCATTATCCTTCTTTTCGACGCCCACAAGCTGGACATTTCGGACGAATTCCGGCGCTCCATCGAGGCGCTTCGCGGCCACGACGACAAGATCCGAATCGTTCTGAACAAAGCGGACATGATCGACCATCAGCAGCTGATGAGGGTTTACGGCGCCTTGATGTGGTCGTTAGGCAAAGTGCTCCAGATGCCGGAAGTCGTGCGCGTGTACATCGGCTCGTTCTGGGACCAGCCCTTGCGCTACGACGTCAACCGCCGCCTCTTCGAAGACGAGGCCCAAGACCTCTTCAAGGACCTGCAAAGCCTGCCCAAGAACTCGGCGCTCCGCAAACTCAACGACCTCATCAAACGCGCCCGCTTGGCCAAAGTGCACGCCTACATCATCGCCGAGCTGCGCAAGGAAATGCCCAACGTCTTCGGCAAAGACAGCAAGAAGAAGGACCTCGTCAAGAACCTGCACGAGATTTATGTCAAGATCCAGAAAGAGCACAACATCTCGGCCGGAGATTTCCCAGACATTCAGAAGATGAGGGACGCGCTCGCCCGACACGACTTCACCAAGTTTCATTCGCTCAAGCCCAAGCTTCTGGACGTGGTGGAGCAAATGCTGAGCGATGATATCGCACAGCTTATGTCAATGATTTCGCACGAAGTGAACGAAATCAACAAAAGCGATGTCACAGGGGGAGCGTTTGAGAATATAGGTGATCACAGCTCGCCCTTTGGCTACAAGAGGGGCGAAGGTGTTAACGCCGGAATGGGCGAACCCGACTGGATCGTCAATAAAGAAAGGGCCACTTTTGACGCGATTTTCGACCAACTTTCGCCCAATGGCACGAAAATATCAGGTTCCACAGCGAAAATCGAACTGGTCAAGTCGAAACTACCAAATTCCGTTTTGTCCAAAATTTGGAAACTGGCTGATGTTGACAAGGACGGGTTTTTGGACCGCGACGAGTTCGCCTTAGCCATGCATTTGATCAATGTGAAGGTGGAAGGCAACGATTTGCCCGATGTCCTGCCCCCGCATCTGAAGCCACCACTCAAAAAAATGTACCCCTGA